One stretch of Alphaproteobacteria bacterium DNA includes these proteins:
- a CDS encoding PAS domain-containing protein, with product MKFNQARKRALPAQTPLDAQAVLNALSMAIMVVDGQGAIRHLNAAAEQLFESSLGHLEGMPLTELIPEDSPLFSLIHQARTDDCPVSEYGVNLDTLRTGPRTVTIQVAPVAEEPGSIAIALHEHSIAMKIGRQMIHRNAARSVTAMSAMLAHEVKNPLSGIRGAAQLLEQNASEDDRVLTHLICDETDRICQLVDRMEVFSDKRPLEREPVNIHRVLEHVRRLAENGFGQKVRFIEAYDPSLPMVLGNRDQLIQVFLNLVKNAAEACPPEGGEVALSTAYQHGVRLAVPGSDSRVHLPLVVSVQDNGNGIPEDLGPHLFDPFVTTKPKGSGLGLAMVAKIIDDHGGIVEFDSQPRRTVFRVYLPMVSNESGADI from the coding sequence ATGAAATTCAACCAGGCCCGCAAGCGCGCCTTGCCCGCGCAAACGCCCCTGGATGCCCAGGCTGTTCTGAACGCGCTGTCGATGGCCATCATGGTGGTCGATGGCCAGGGCGCCATCCGGCATTTGAACGCGGCGGCCGAGCAATTGTTCGAATCCTCGCTGGGGCACCTGGAAGGCATGCCGCTGACCGAGCTGATCCCCGAGGATAGCCCCCTATTTTCCCTTATTCATCAAGCACGTACAGATGATTGTCCGGTGTCGGAATACGGCGTCAATCTCGATACGCTGCGCACGGGTCCACGGACGGTGACCATCCAGGTCGCCCCGGTCGCCGAAGAGCCGGGTTCGATCGCCATCGCCTTGCACGAACATTCCATCGCCATGAAGATCGGCCGCCAGATGATTCACCGCAACGCGGCCCGTTCGGTCACCGCCATGTCGGCCATGCTGGCCCATGAAGTGAAGAATCCCTTGTCGGGCATCCGCGGCGCCGCCCAGTTGCTGGAGCAGAACGCCAGCGAGGACGACCGGGTGCTGACGCATCTGATCTGCGACGAAACGGATCGCATCTGTCAACTTGTCGACCGCATGGAAGTGTTCTCGGACAAGCGTCCCCTGGAGCGCGAGCCGGTGAACATCCACCGCGTGCTTGAACATGTGCGCAGGCTGGCCGAGAACGGTTTCGGGCAGAAAGTGCGCTTCATAGAGGCCTATGATCCGTCGCTGCCCATGGTGCTGGGCAACCGCGACCAACTGATCCAGGTCTTTCTCAATCTGGTCAAGAATGCCGCTGAAGCCTGCCCCCCCGAAGGCGGCGAGGTGGCGCTGTCCACCGCTTATCAGCATGGCGTGCGCTTGGCCGTGCCGGGCAGCGACAGCCGCGTGCATCTGCCGCTGGTCGTTTCCGTGCAGGACAACGGCAACGGTATCCCCGAGGATCTGGGGCCGCATCTGTTCGATCCTTTCGTCACCACCAAACCCAAGGGCAGTGGATTGGGGCTGGCCATGGTCGCCAAGATCATTGACGACCACGGCGGCATCGTCGAATTCGACAGCCAGCCCAGACGCACGGTCTTTCGCGTCTATCTCCCCATGGTCTCGAACGAGTCCGGAGCCGATATCTGA
- the dusB gene encoding tRNA dihydrouridine synthase DusB, whose product MTLTIGSIRLDNSVVLAPMAGVSDAPFRRLARRFGAGLTVSEMIASKAMVRAHAKTLRMSSPLDQEGPQAVQIVGCEADVMADAARMNADRGASIIDINMGCPAKKIIRGEAGAALMKDELLAGRIMEAVVRAVDVPVTVKMRLGWDEGSVNAARLAKIAEESGVAMVTVHGRTRAQFYGGQADYERIGEVKRAVTIPVIANGDVTSLDKAREILDRSGADGVMIGRGAYGRPWFPGLAAHFLATGEKKDEPDAAGRLAVLLDHVNDMLDHYGESTGVPIARKHIAWYSKGLPGSAEFRSQLMRLGEAKQVRERLLDFWRQASDRLAA is encoded by the coding sequence ATGACATTAACGATTGGTTCAATCCGTCTGGACAATTCTGTCGTCCTGGCCCCCATGGCCGGGGTGAGCGATGCGCCGTTCCGGCGTTTGGCCAGGCGCTTTGGCGCGGGCTTAACCGTTTCCGAGATGATCGCCAGCAAGGCGATGGTGCGCGCCCACGCCAAAACCTTGCGCATGTCCAGCCCCCTGGATCAGGAAGGCCCGCAAGCCGTTCAGATCGTTGGCTGCGAGGCGGATGTGATGGCGGATGCGGCGCGCATGAACGCCGATCGCGGCGCTTCGATCATCGACATCAACATGGGCTGTCCGGCCAAGAAGATTATTCGCGGCGAAGCGGGGGCGGCCCTGATGAAGGACGAGCTTTTGGCTGGCCGCATCATGGAGGCGGTGGTCAGGGCGGTTGACGTTCCCGTTACCGTCAAGATGCGCCTGGGCTGGGATGAGGGCAGCGTCAACGCCGCCCGTCTGGCCAAGATCGCCGAAGAAAGCGGCGTGGCGATGGTGACGGTGCATGGCCGCACCCGCGCCCAATTTTACGGCGGGCAGGCAGATTATGAACGCATCGGCGAGGTCAAGCGCGCCGTGACCATTCCGGTAATCGCCAATGGCGACGTGACCAGCCTGGACAAGGCCCGCGAAATCCTTGACCGTTCGGGAGCAGATGGTGTGATGATTGGGCGAGGGGCCTATGGTCGGCCTTGGTTTCCTGGTCTGGCGGCGCATTTCCTGGCGACCGGCGAGAAAAAAGACGAACCCGATGCCGCCGGACGCTTGGCCGTTCTGTTGGACCATGTCAACGACATGCTTGACCATTATGGGGAAAGTACCGGCGTTCCCATCGCCAGAAAACATATCGCTTGGTATTCGAAGGGCCTTCCCGGTTCGGCGGAATTCCGCAGCCAGTTGATGCGACTTGGCGAAGCCAAGCAGGTGCGGGAACGTTTGCTTGATTTCTGGCGCCAAGCCAGTGACCGGCTGGCCGCCTGA
- the ccsA gene encoding cytochrome c biogenesis protein CcsA codes for MLNLSSFDSLAALACLMPALLLGWIRPAKRDGAFWAAISLAIFGPASATAFNILEGWHTGLSAAIWASITVTLGVFMGLSFWSRQTWRLMPLLMPYLSLLGLIAAIWSQAPERPLIGTAPSGWIALHILVSVATYALATLAAVAALGAFLQERSLKRKQPTVLTRALPAMAESEGLTFSLLLGAEAVLGVGVISGFLLNLLERGQWLHMDHKTLLSLLAFLVIAALLAAHHRIGIRGRHATRLVLVAYLLLTLAYPGVKFVTDVLISSPA; via the coding sequence ATGCTGAATTTATCGTCTTTCGACTCTTTGGCCGCGCTGGCCTGTCTGATGCCCGCCCTTCTGCTGGGCTGGATACGTCCAGCCAAACGCGACGGCGCTTTCTGGGCCGCCATCTCGCTGGCTATCTTCGGCCCGGCTTCGGCCACTGCCTTCAACATTCTGGAAGGCTGGCATACCGGCCTGTCCGCCGCCATCTGGGCCAGCATTACGGTTACGCTGGGTGTTTTCATGGGCCTTAGCTTTTGGTCGCGCCAGACCTGGCGGCTGATGCCGTTGCTGATGCCCTATCTGTCCTTGCTGGGTCTGATCGCCGCCATTTGGAGCCAAGCGCCCGAGCGCCCCCTGATCGGCACCGCGCCTTCTGGCTGGATCGCTTTGCATATTCTGGTTTCCGTCGCCACCTATGCGCTGGCGACCCTGGCCGCCGTGGCGGCGTTGGGCGCCTTCTTGCAGGAACGCTCCTTGAAGCGCAAGCAGCCCACCGTCTTGACCAGGGCCTTGCCCGCCATGGCCGAAAGCGAAGGGCTGACATTCTCTCTGCTGTTGGGGGCCGAGGCCGTGCTGGGGGTTGGAGTGATTTCCGGTTTTCTGCTCAATCTGCTCGAGCGCGGCCAGTGGCTCCATATGGATCACAAGACTCTTTTGTCGCTGCTGGCTTTTTTGGTGATCGCAGCGCTTCTGGCCGCCCATCACCGCATCGGCATTCGCGGACGACACGCTACCCGCTTGGTTTTGGTGGCTTATTTGCTTCTGACCCTGGCCTATCCGGGCGTTAAATTCGTCACCGATGTGCTCATTTCCAGTCCTGCCTAA
- a CDS encoding bifunctional 2-C-methyl-D-erythritol 4-phosphate cytidylyltransferase/2-C-methyl-D-erythritol 2,4-cyclodiphosphate synthase produces the protein MASCVALIVAAGRGHRFGAELPKQYLELGGRMVLSHSLAAFATHPEITGVRAVIHPDDRLLYDLAARGLRLLDPVPGGAARQDSVRLGLESLQDNPPDYVLIHDGARPFVEAGVISRAIAALKDHAGAIPAIPVADTLKRAEAGMIAGTQDRANLWRAQTPQAFRYKDILAAHRAMAGQELTDDAAVLEAHGLAVALTEGCVNNVKITTKRDLELASKAFERPMMARTGNGFDVHRFKEGGDHVWLNGVKVPHSHGLEGHSDADVALHALTDALLGAIGAGDIGHHFPPSDPQWKGAASDKFLAHAASLAAAKGGRIVNVDVTIICERPKVGPHRPAMIARLAEILGIDQGRVSVKATTTEGLGFTGRQEGIAAMATATVAMRE, from the coding sequence ATGGCTTCTTGTGTGGCCCTAATCGTGGCGGCTGGGCGCGGGCACCGTTTCGGCGCCGAATTGCCCAAGCAATATCTGGAACTGGGGGGGCGCATGGTGCTGTCCCATTCACTGGCCGCCTTTGCCACCCATCCCGAGATTACGGGCGTGCGCGCCGTCATTCACCCCGATGACAGGCTGCTTTACGACTTGGCCGCCAGGGGGTTGCGTCTGCTTGACCCCGTTCCCGGCGGCGCGGCCCGCCAAGATTCGGTGCGCCTGGGGCTGGAAAGCCTGCAAGACAATCCGCCCGATTATGTTCTGATCCATGACGGGGCCAGACCTTTCGTCGAGGCAGGCGTGATCTCCAGGGCCATCGCCGCCCTGAAGGATCATGCCGGGGCGATTCCCGCCATTCCGGTCGCCGACACATTGAAGCGCGCCGAGGCGGGCATGATCGCGGGCACCCAGGACCGGGCCAATCTGTGGCGCGCCCAAACTCCGCAAGCCTTTCGCTACAAAGACATTCTGGCCGCCCATCGGGCGATGGCTGGTCAGGAACTGACCGACGATGCCGCTGTGCTGGAAGCCCACGGCTTGGCGGTGGCGTTGACCGAAGGCTGCGTGAACAATGTCAAGATCACCACCAAGCGCGACTTGGAACTGGCGTCCAAGGCCTTCGAGCGTCCAATGATGGCCCGCACTGGCAACGGTTTCGACGTGCATCGCTTCAAGGAAGGCGGCGATCATGTCTGGCTGAACGGCGTGAAGGTGCCCCATTCCCACGGGCTTGAAGGCCATTCCGACGCCGATGTGGCCCTGCATGCGCTGACCGATGCCCTGTTGGGCGCCATCGGGGCCGGAGACATTGGCCACCATTTCCCCCCCTCGGACCCGCAATGGAAGGGGGCGGCATCGGACAAATTCCTGGCCCATGCCGCCAGTTTGGCGGCGGCCAAGGGCGGGCGGATCGTGAATGTGGACGTCACCATCATCTGCGAGCGCCCCAAGGTGGGGCCGCACCGCCCGGCCATGATCGCCCGGCTGGCCGAGATTTTAGGGATCGATCAGGGACGAGTGAGCGTGAAAGCCACCACCACGGAAGGCCTTGGCTTCACCGGCAGGCAGGAAGGCATCGCCGCAATGGCCACCGCTACCGTGGCGATGAGAGAATGA
- a CDS encoding divalent-cation tolerance protein CutA yields MDYRLLYITAADMDEAERLGKGLVEARLCACANILGSIKSFYWWQGKMEEGGEVALIAKTRVDLVDVATAWVKSNHSYSVPCVVSLPIDGGNPDFLKWIGEETNSP; encoded by the coding sequence ATGGACTATCGCCTGCTTTACATCACGGCCGCCGATATGGACGAGGCGGAAAGGCTGGGCAAAGGGCTGGTCGAGGCCCGCCTGTGCGCCTGCGCCAACATTCTGGGGTCAATCAAAAGTTTCTACTGGTGGCAGGGCAAGATGGAGGAGGGGGGCGAAGTGGCGCTGATCGCCAAGACCAGGGTGGACCTAGTCGATGTCGCCACCGCCTGGGTGAAATCCAATCATTCCTACAGCGTGCCCTGTGTGGTCAGCCTGCCTATCGACGGCGGAAATCCGGATTTCCTGAAGTGGATCGGCGAGGAGACGAATTCCCCCTAA
- a CDS encoding acetoacetate decarboxylase family protein, translated as MLNGFTPPFTPSGHSALLPAPPWHYAGNVLSLAFKVDQRAAQSLLPNGFGAATGQAYGHFCDWQATSDGWELLDPAYAQYKEFFVLIEAERAGSLALYCPFIYVDQDISLVRGLLQGWPKKLGSVWMTRSYGLDHPAAAPLRAGTKMGGSLAVKDRRLAEAEISLTGQPGERLGFLSIPTFALIAAPSLLGSPTPGSKTLARAVIEGAVAGLFHAGTGSMRFLNSPRDELSLLNPISEAKASFGNFAMTITGAVEA; from the coding sequence GTGCTGAACGGCTTCACCCCACCCTTCACCCCATCGGGCCATTCGGCCTTGCTGCCTGCCCCGCCCTGGCATTATGCAGGCAATGTGCTGTCCTTGGCTTTCAAGGTGGATCAACGAGCGGCGCAAAGCCTGCTGCCCAATGGGTTTGGCGCGGCCACTGGCCAGGCCTATGGCCATTTCTGTGATTGGCAGGCGACGTCGGACGGATGGGAACTTCTGGACCCGGCCTATGCCCAATATAAGGAATTCTTCGTTCTGATCGAGGCAGAGCGGGCGGGAAGCCTTGCCCTATATTGCCCCTTCATCTATGTCGATCAGGATATCTCGCTGGTGCGCGGCTTGTTGCAAGGCTGGCCCAAGAAGCTGGGCAGCGTGTGGATGACACGCTCTTACGGGCTGGATCATCCCGCCGCCGCCCCTTTGCGGGCCGGGACGAAAATGGGCGGCAGCCTGGCCGTCAAGGACCGCCGCCTAGCCGAGGCCGAGATTTCCTTAACCGGCCAGCCCGGCGAGCGACTGGGTTTTCTGTCCATCCCCACTTTCGCCCTGATCGCGGCGCCTAGCTTGCTAGGGTCCCCGACGCCCGGCTCCAAAACCTTGGCCAGGGCGGTGATTGAAGGGGCAGTTGCCGGATTATTCCATGCTGGAACGGGTTCAATGCGCTTTCTGAACAGCCCAAGAGATGAATTGTCGCTTTTAAACCCGATAAGCGAGGCTAAGGCCAGCTTCGGCAATTTCGCCATGACCATCACGGGAGCGGTTGAAGCCTGA
- a CDS encoding pentapeptide repeat-containing protein, with product MTEMVSEVRTSGFGYESAVFQARRADSQPRKEDNSQRLADKFLSDEKSRFAVQTRESDDASRKSQPAFDVQTQSNAFLRKALSTPYSRGADLYGVEAAERNLQGANYARADLRSGDLAGANLAGADLRGADLSNADLAGADLTGANLTGANFTGANIAGANLSGAIGTKYDASGRLTVDRSISLPRVDILA from the coding sequence ATGACAGAGATGGTGAGCGAGGTCAGGACCAGCGGTTTCGGCTATGAAAGCGCCGTTTTTCAGGCGCGGCGTGCTGATTCGCAGCCTCGCAAGGAAGACAATTCTCAACGCCTTGCCGACAAATTCCTAAGTGACGAAAAGTCCCGATTCGCCGTTCAAACGCGCGAAAGCGATGATGCCAGCCGCAAATCGCAACCGGCCTTCGACGTCCAGACGCAAAGCAACGCCTTCCTGCGCAAAGCCCTCTCCACCCCCTATAGCCGGGGGGCCGACCTATATGGCGTCGAGGCGGCAGAACGGAATTTACAAGGGGCCAACTATGCCAGGGCGGATCTCAGAAGCGGCGATCTGGCGGGAGCCAATCTGGCCGGGGCCGATCTGCGGGGGGCAGACCTTTCCAATGCCGACCTAGCGGGCGCCGACCTGACCGGGGCCAATTTAACGGGCGCCAATTTCACCGGCGCCAATATCGCGGGGGCCAATCTGTCGGGCGCCATCGGAACAAAATACGACGCTTCGGGCCGCTTGACCGTCGATCGCTCGATCTCGCTGCCGCGGGTCGATATCTTGGCGTAA
- a CDS encoding MerR family transcriptional regulator — protein MGKSETAFRTISEVAGDLDIPQHVLRFWEGRFNQIKPLKRAGGRRYYRPEDVELLKRIRDLLYAQGYTIKGVQKLLRDKSGTEGLKSLPAPSSGSAPALEAPKSKTTPANAAAQLSLLPAPIEPSETKPEKPSKNLLGEVLKELVELREILTAGAKVGGAKAG, from the coding sequence ATGGGCAAATCAGAAACGGCCTTCAGAACCATCAGTGAGGTTGCCGGGGATTTGGATATTCCCCAGCATGTGCTGCGCTTTTGGGAAGGCCGCTTCAATCAGATCAAGCCGTTGAAGCGGGCAGGCGGGCGGCGCTATTACCGGCCTGAGGATGTCGAGCTGTTAAAGCGCATCCGTGACCTGCTCTATGCCCAAGGCTATACGATCAAGGGCGTGCAGAAGCTGCTGCGCGACAAGTCGGGCACGGAAGGGTTGAAGTCGTTGCCCGCTCCGTCGTCCGGTTCTGCGCCAGCGCTTGAAGCTCCGAAATCGAAAACGACCCCGGCCAATGCGGCGGCGCAGCTTTCGCTCCTGCCTGCGCCAATTGAACCTAGCGAAACCAAGCCAGAGAAACCGTCGAAAAACCTGCTGGGCGAGGTGTTGAAGGAACTGGTCGAGCTTCGGGAAATCCTGACGGCTGGAGCCAAGGTTGGCGGCGCCAAGGCTGGCTGA
- a CDS encoding integration host factor subunit alpha, whose protein sequence is MTEKTITRAQLSEAIYEEVGLSRNESAALLETVLEEMSLALAKGDTVKISSFGSFSVRSKGQRVGRNPKTGTEVPILPRRVLVFRPSQLLKSRINKGMTAKKV, encoded by the coding sequence ATGACCGAGAAAACCATCACCCGTGCGCAACTAAGCGAAGCTATTTACGAAGAAGTCGGCCTTTCCCGCAATGAATCGGCGGCCCTTCTCGAGACTGTGCTGGAAGAAATGTCGCTGGCCTTGGCCAAGGGCGACACGGTAAAGATCTCTTCCTTCGGCAGCTTTTCTGTACGGTCCAAGGGACAGCGGGTTGGCCGCAATCCCAAAACCGGCACCGAAGTTCCCATCCTTCCCCGCCGTGTGTTGGTGTTCCGTCCATCACAATTGTTGAAGTCGCGCATCAACAAGGGCATGACCGCCAAGAAAGTGTAA
- a CDS encoding ketoacyl-ACP synthase III: MVIRSQIAGVGSYLPARIVTNQELERSVDTTDAWIVERSGIRQRQIAAEGETTSDLAFEAAKAALANAGMTADDIDLIIVGTATPDHTFPATAAKVQARLGMTRGVAFDLQAVCSGFVFAMATADNFIKAGQAKAALVIGAETFSRILDWNDRGTCVLFGDGAGAVVLKSAEGQGTVEDQGILSTHLHSDGRHYDLLYVDGGPSSTKTTGHVRMKGNEVFRHAVVNMAEVVGEALAANNLTSTDIDWVVPHQANIRILEGTARKLAIPKERMVVTVDRHANTSAASIPLALAEAVHDGRIKRGQLLLLEAMGGGFTWGACLVRF, from the coding sequence ATGGTCATTCGCTCGCAGATCGCTGGTGTCGGCTCGTATTTGCCTGCCCGCATCGTCACCAATCAGGAACTTGAGCGCAGCGTCGACACCACCGACGCTTGGATCGTCGAACGTTCGGGCATTCGTCAGCGCCAAATCGCCGCCGAGGGCGAGACGACCTCCGATCTGGCCTTCGAAGCAGCCAAGGCGGCGCTGGCCAATGCGGGCATGACCGCCGACGACATCGACCTGATCATCGTAGGTACGGCGACGCCTGATCACACTTTTCCGGCCACGGCGGCCAAAGTTCAGGCCCGTTTGGGCATGACCAGGGGCGTTGCCTTTGATCTTCAGGCCGTCTGCTCGGGCTTCGTTTTCGCCATGGCGACCGCCGACAATTTCATCAAGGCGGGCCAGGCCAAGGCCGCCCTGGTCATCGGCGCCGAAACTTTCTCGCGCATTCTGGACTGGAATGACCGCGGCACCTGCGTTCTGTTCGGCGACGGTGCCGGCGCGGTGGTTCTGAAGTCGGCAGAGGGGCAGGGGACGGTCGAAGATCAGGGCATTCTATCGACCCATCTTCATTCCGACGGTCGCCATTACGACCTGCTTTATGTCGATGGCGGGCCGTCTTCGACCAAAACCACCGGTCACGTCCGCATGAAGGGCAACGAAGTTTTCCGCCACGCCGTGGTCAATATGGCCGAAGTGGTGGGCGAGGCTCTGGCGGCCAATAATCTCACCTCGACGGATATCGATTGGGTGGTGCCGCATCAGGCCAATATCCGCATTCTGGAAGGTACGGCCAGGAAGCTGGCCATTCCCAAGGAGCGCATGGTGGTGACGGTGGACAGGCACGCCAACACCTCGGCGGCATCGATTCCGCTGGCCTTGGCCGAGGCCGTCCATGACGGTCGGATCAAGCGTGGACAGCTGCTTTTGCTGGAGGCCATGGGGGGCGGATTCACCTGGGGCGCCTGCCTGGTCAGATTTTAA
- the plsX gene encoding phosphate acyltransferase PlsX, producing the protein MSDEVVLALDAMGGDSAPDMVIEGVAIVRQRFPKARFLLFGDETRLKELLAKHPDAAEVSTIRHAPDAVSGDAKPSQVLRTGRKSSMWMAIDAVAKGEAQGVVSAGNTGALMAVSKFVLRTVPGIDRPAIAGLFPSQRGETVMLDLGANVDCNANNLVEFAIMGEVFCRIVLGIERPSVGILNVGSEDLKGNSAVKTAHSILKSHHMQLSFHGFVEGTDIGAGTVDVIVTDGFTGNVALKTVEGTAKMFSRFLKESFSHSLLAKIGYLLSRPALERLKHRADPRRYNGAMFLGLNGITVKSHGGTDALGFANAVGVAIDLVCQNFNDKIKEELAHLAEEPVAPQVASL; encoded by the coding sequence GTGTCAGACGAGGTCGTGCTGGCTCTCGACGCCATGGGGGGCGATTCCGCCCCCGATATGGTGATCGAAGGGGTTGCGATCGTAAGACAGCGATTCCCGAAGGCGCGCTTCCTTCTGTTCGGCGACGAAACCCGACTGAAGGAATTGCTGGCCAAGCATCCGGATGCCGCCGAAGTTTCGACCATCCGTCATGCGCCCGACGCCGTATCCGGCGACGCCAAGCCCTCGCAGGTCCTGCGTACGGGGCGCAAATCCAGCATGTGGATGGCTATCGACGCCGTCGCCAAGGGCGAAGCCCAGGGCGTGGTGTCGGCGGGCAATACCGGTGCCTTGATGGCGGTGTCGAAGTTCGTTCTGCGCACCGTTCCCGGCATCGACCGGCCTGCCATCGCGGGTCTGTTTCCCTCGCAGCGCGGCGAGACCGTCATGCTGGACCTGGGCGCCAATGTCGATTGCAACGCCAACAATCTGGTCGAATTCGCCATCATGGGTGAGGTGTTCTGCCGCATCGTGTTGGGCATCGAGCGGCCCAGCGTCGGCATCTTGAATGTCGGATCGGAAGATCTGAAGGGCAACAGCGCCGTCAAGACCGCACATTCGATCTTAAAATCGCACCACATGCAGCTGAGTTTCCATGGTTTTGTTGAGGGGACCGACATCGGGGCCGGTACCGTGGACGTGATCGTCACCGATGGCTTTACCGGCAACGTCGCCTTGAAGACCGTCGAAGGCACGGCCAAGATGTTCTCGCGTTTCTTGAAGGAATCCTTCAGCCATTCCCTGCTCGCCAAGATCGGATATCTGTTGTCGCGCCCAGCCCTTGAACGCCTGAAGCACCGGGCCGACCCACGCCGCTATAACGGGGCCATGTTCCTTGGCCTTAACGGCATTACGGTTAAAAGCCATGGCGGCACCGACGCCCTGGGTTTCGCCAACGCCGTGGGCGTCGCCATCGATCTGGTCTGCCAGAATTTCAACGACAAGATCAAGGAAGAGCTGGCCCATCTGGCCGAAGAACCCGTGGCTCCCCAAGTGGCGTCGCTCTGA
- the rpmF gene encoding 50S ribosomal protein L32 → MAVPKKKTSKSRRNMRRSHHALKPQAVAECPNCGEMKRPHHMCPSCGHYDGRQVAGDSASAA, encoded by the coding sequence ATGGCCGTACCTAAAAAGAAAACCTCGAAATCGCGCCGCAATATGCGCCGGTCCCATCACGCCCTGAAGCCGCAGGCCGTGGCCGAGTGCCCCAATTGCGGCGAAATGAAGCGTCCGCATCACATGTGCCCCTCTTGCGGCCATTACGATGGCCGTCAGGTGGCGGGCGATTCCGCTTCCGCAGCCTGA
- a CDS encoding DUF177 domain-containing protein, whose translation MTTEQLPEFSRLVSIGDIQAHGLDLSIEARPDECEKLRLRFGLVGLDGLKAQLRLTQSTNGLYCLEGRLQSEVTQTCVVTLEPVKNTINVGISRTYGEGDALQAALESLESEIDLDFEAEDEPDAIENGVIDVGEAVAEELALSLDPFPRKPGASLENTPYAGSDGAEGKPNPFAALSKLRDKLDKKV comes from the coding sequence ATGACTACCGAACAACTTCCTGAATTTTCGCGCCTTGTGTCCATCGGCGACATTCAGGCCCACGGGCTTGACCTGTCCATCGAGGCAAGACCCGACGAGTGCGAAAAGTTGCGCCTGCGCTTCGGTCTTGTGGGACTGGACGGGCTAAAGGCGCAGTTGCGCCTGACCCAGTCCACGAATGGCCTTTATTGTCTGGAGGGGCGGCTCCAGTCCGAGGTCACGCAAACCTGCGTGGTCACGCTCGAGCCGGTCAAGAACACAATTAACGTGGGAATATCAAGAACCTACGGAGAGGGCGATGCCTTGCAGGCGGCGCTTGAATCCCTGGAAAGCGAGATCGACCTTGATTTTGAGGCGGAGGATGAACCCGACGCCATCGAAAATGGCGTTATCGATGTGGGCGAGGCGGTGGCCGAGGAATTGGCGCTTTCCCTCGACCCCTTTCCCAGAAAACCCGGAGCCAGCCTTGAAAACACGCCCTATGCCGGGTCGGATGGCGCCGAAGGAAAACCCAACCCCTTCGCTGCGCTTTCGAAGCTGCGCGACAAGTTGGACAAAAAAGTGTAA
- a CDS encoding outer membrane protein assembly factor BamE produces the protein MRSVSALLLVASLTWVAACQPIVDVRGNLPNEEQLSLIKPGDIGKDDVLAMLGTPSSVAAFDDETWYYISSKTEQTAFFKPKEIERKVVAISFEKSGLVKNVRQLGMQDGKIVQQVERVTPTAGNEMTFLEQLFGNVGRFSQPSSGGGTPGKF, from the coding sequence ATGCGCTCTGTATCCGCCCTTCTTCTCGTCGCCAGTCTGACTTGGGTCGCCGCCTGCCAACCCATCGTGGACGTGCGCGGCAACCTGCCCAACGAAGAGCAATTGTCCCTGATCAAGCCCGGCGACATCGGCAAGGATGATGTGCTGGCCATGCTGGGCACGCCGTCATCGGTGGCCGCTTTTGACGACGAGACCTGGTATTACATCAGCTCTAAAACCGAGCAGACGGCCTTCTTCAAGCCCAAGGAAATCGAGCGCAAGGTGGTCGCCATCAGCTTCGAGAAAAGTGGCTTGGTCAAGAATGTGCGTCAACTGGGCATGCAAGACGGCAAGATCGTGCAACAGGTCGAGCGCGTCACGCCCACGGCGGGCAATGAGATGACCTTCCTTGAACAATTGTTCGGCAATGTCGGGCGCTTCTCGCAGCCAAGCAGCGGCGGCGGCACGCCTGGGAAATTCTAG